Sequence from the Vigna radiata var. radiata cultivar VC1973A unplaced genomic scaffold, Vradiata_ver6 scaffold_48, whole genome shotgun sequence genome:
TGCAATCCACAACTGCACTCAAAGAATATTCATATAATAGAATCTCCCCAATCACTGCTTGAACCAAACCAATTCTATgcttttaacaaaaataatcattCAACACAAGAGTCCCCCAGTGCAAaccaaaaaagaataaaaaaattccaactccACTAACCATTTATTCCCATCCTTTTTTCTGATAACTGCAATTAGAAGTTTAGAAGCATAGGCTCCCCAGTAAGACCCTATAGTGTCTTTAcaagctttaatttttttttttgaacagGAAATAAGACTAACCTTACATAGCCTTTGCCAAAGGATGTACCATACAACAACTAAACATGACATGATTAACAAATACTGAAAAAATAAGAAGCccaataaacaaaaaaacaaaatcatcaaaCCCTCACCTCTTCGTTAATTAACCGGGCGTTCTCTTGCTCCAGCTGGTGAACAAGATACTCAAGCTCCGATGTATAAGCCTGCACAGTAAAGGAACATCCCAAGAATAAGCTCCACAACAAAACCcagaaatcaaaacaaaacaaaaatcctaAGTTTAATCCACTTGGTTCCCAATTCCAATCAGCTAAATCCGACCTCGAAATTAGAAACCACATTGAACAAAAGATATTGGACTTCCCACAAGAATCCCTGTTCAATAAAAGTGAACACATATCCGAACAAGGATTTCATCCCAACCTACTCTGCCAAAGATCAGCCCTTTGCCTAACATCAAACAACGTTAGAAGGGTATGTACCTGCTTGCGTTCCCGGGACCTAGCAGCGGACTCTCGATTCTTGATCATCCTCCTCTGCTTCTGAAGTGTGGCCTTGTCCACGGGTTCCTCCACTACCCTTCTCTTCCCTTTGGGGACCGAATTGGTGGGCGCAACGCCGTTTCCAAAGGGCTCAACGGAGGAGGAGGAGCCTTCGGCGGGCAGAGGGAGAGGAAAGGGGAGAGAGGAAGAAGGGGGCAGAACCCCTCTCACGTCCTCCTCTCTGACGGCGCCGGCCTTGGTGAGGAAATCCTCCAGGGTAATAGCCTCGTAGCCCTCTGGGGCGGTGGCGGTGGCGTTGACGGTGGCGGCATTTCTGTCTCCGGAGACGGTGCCGGCAGGATGGTGGGGGTGAGCGCCGGCAACGATCTCCTTCCAGACATCGTCGACGGTCTTGGCGGCAGAAGGGGTGATGGACTTGAGAAGGTCGTCCATGGAGGTTGAGTGGTGCAGATCAGAGAGTAGAAGAGAGGAAAGGGGAGATATAGAAGAGTCGCGTGGCAGATCCGGATTCGTCGAGACAACAACCTTCGACGACGCCATGCCGCTTTTCAAgccttctttttttccttcttctttctctttcttcctcttcaactGTCACCAAAGAACATACACTActtccatttcttttcttattaatCTATTCACCCTTTCACTGTATGGACACAAACCCCACAAAGAAAAAAGCAAAGCATCGATTATGtacttgttcttcttctttatgttatttttttctacatACTCTCTCCTTTCACTTTACATGCCATTAATGAATCTCattcttatttctctttttctcttccacACTCACATGTCTTTCGTGatttactctctttttcttacttCCTCTTCTCTCATCTAAGCTTTTTACATTCTCCTTATTCATGTCCTTTCTTCATGCTAATATCTCTTTATATGAAATACTAAGTAACATTCAAACGCAACTGGAAAAACTTCAAAGactttattttgtgaaaatagCAGGTAGACAAATTTTCATtgctaaatcattaaaataataataatatataaataaataatatatgcatCTTCTCTTCCTATCTGTATGTATCTAGATCCCACTAGAAACTGGCATATATTAAATTTAGctagaattttttaattttcttgtctttaattaaaaattactttttcttatttttaaattaaaatataataataaaaatagtactaaaattatagtaaatatattgcattataaattaataaaatcataatactaaatatttaatatcattaaaaactaaaattatatattatcataatataatgccaacaaacataaaaaaaattatatatcaactgaaatagcataaaaataaaacggtcaataaataaaaggaaaaattaaattatattaattattatatccaTTTCTATTataacatgtaaaataaaacatgatttaattaaaacgattatttctttttttttatcaagaaaatatattttgttaagagGTTTTCTTCCctgtgaaaataaaattgtcaagtgcaataaaatctaatattaaaaaagttattgttattatcattGAAAATACAGTTAATATATATGAagtaaatttacatttattatgaaaaaaatatttatttgtatatatattttcttaaaatatatattaattttgctaaaaagataaaatatatatttaaatgagttttttcaattatatataaaacatattatctaaattttttttcaattataaagaaaaaaaaataaaaaatattgtaatgtACACAtgatacattaataatatataatgtattttaaaagactaataatagttataatttCCTGTCACAATATAATATTTGCTTTgtcaatttgattattttatattttaattcaaaaatatttaatattacattaaatatatctttacacatttttttatgtgaaataaaaagtattaataatGTAACAcctattttaataatgtttaactattataaaaatattataaatttaatataaagaaagTAGTTAACTCGAAAAGAATGTAtaaattactattataattattcaaatataactATAACACACTAATATATACTATTAGGTTTTAAACTATTTTGAATAATTacactttaaacaaaaattataataaagtatattaaaaattaggtttaaaccctctaTTGGTTCTCACTTTTGTAGGATAATTTCAATTCAGTCTTCATTTTTgcaactgtctcaattgggtcatatcTTTTGTTAAAATGAGCTAATTTTACCCTAACTGTTAAGTGGTTTCAGAAGACATTAAATTTATGGCACGTGATACAGAGAAAATTTGTTGATGTGTGTTATTTGATGAtgtggatttttttaattaaattgtatgttatttaattaaataaacagtGCTGATGTGACATTATTTACTTCCCATTATTTACTTTAGGGATTTCATTTCCTGATTATACGAATTAGGGATTTGATATTGGAATTGGAGATTTCATTTGCTAGAACGACGAAGACGACGAAGATGAATTGTAATCTTGGACAAGATGAAGAGAATCTAGGTGATAGATGTTGCGAACTAAGGTAAGTTAATTTCTTTTCgtgtttggttttctttttggacgtataaatgtcttttttcttttacgaACATGTGCGTCTTCGATAATGGGGTTTTTTGTGTTGTTCTGTGACTATTTATAATGATTTGTGATCCCCATTTTGCATGTTCAATTGTTACATTGTAGTTTAGACACTATGGTCTCGATTGttcatatttgaattgtttagaaGTAGTAGTGGTCCCCTGTCTGTTTCTGTTTCCTTATTGGGGATGTTACTTTGTTCCTTGTCCCCTGTCTGTGTCTGTGTGAGTGTTTAGTTAGTGAGTGAGTGTTCCCGTAGTGGTAGGAGtgtaattgaaatatttttattcactcCCATAATGTACAGGTAATAAAAGCAACTTGTTGACATGGATGAGGAACGTATTAAAGCTGTGGTCCACCATACTGGACATTTTGTGAGTGATGAAAATGGACAGCTAAAATTTGATGGAGAGAGAGCATAATGGTCTTGTGATCCAGACCTGTTGAGTTATTTTGGCATAGTAGCCTCAGTCAAAGAATTAGGTCATATGCACATGAAAGAACTATGGTACAGTTTAGGAGATCAGTCTGTGGACCCAGATAGGTTAAAATTATTAGGTAGGGGTGTCATGCATATGTTGAACATTGCTAGGCTAAATGATGAAGTTCATTTGTATGTGGTTCATAATACCATGGAACcagaaataatagaaataattgaTTGGGTTGGTGGTCATGTTCAAGATGAAGGTGATGTTGCAACATAAGTGGAGGAGGGTGAGGTTGTTGGTGATGGTGAAGTTCAAACAGAAATGGCGGAAGGTGAGGGTAAGGTTGTTGGTGATGGTGAGGTCCATACTGAAGTTCGAATAAAAATGGTGGAGGGTTAGGGCATTATTGAAGTTGGAACAAAAATGGGATATGGTGATGATCATACTGAAGTTGGAACAAAAATGGTGGATGTTGAGGAGGATGCCCATGGTGAGGAGGATGCTGAGGTCCATGAGGTTGAGGATGCTAAGGTCCATCATGTAGAGGAGGTTGAGGTACATGATTTTGAGCTAAAGGATTTAGGAGAGGATGAGGATGTACATAAGGATGAGACTGCGTACGAAGATGTAGACGAAAGTGAGGGTGAGGATGTACATGAGGTTGAGACTAAGGACGAAGATGTagatgatgaagaagttgaTGTCAGTGAAGAAAGTCTAATTGATGTCAGCATTCAGTGTGACATTGGAGCTTCCAAAGGAAATTTGAGACAATAACCTTCTTGTCCAGTAGGTGAGTATTCTCGGTCAACAGATAATGATTGTATTGATCATGTCAATGACTTGTCTAACAATGAGTGGCTTTTAGAGGAATTGATCAGTGGACCAGATAGTGAGGAGGATGATGGGTCCACTAAGATAAGGTTTCCAACTTTTAGTATGCCTAAAGGTTTGGAAGCTTATAAATGGGAAGTAGGCACTTGTTTCgctgagaaaaaggaattcacAGATGTCATAAGGACTTATGCACTAAGTAATGGgagaagtttaaaatttattaagaatgacAAGAAAAGGATTTCTGTGAAGTGTTTGGGTGGAAAAGGTAATGGTAAATGGTAtgctgataacggttgaaaaacaattattttcatgtcattttagaccaaattacaccctttaagacttagaatgagcttagaatcaagtaaaacccaataaatgagtcagtcgagagtcaaaagctgtttttagaaatattatgcttgttttgcattgttttgtagtgattttgatgaaagtgaagattggggttgaagatgaaggtcttagactcaagacagaagaagaaaattgaagaaaagaagagtctaggaaccgcccagtgGCACAAttgcaccgctgggcggtccaatgcgaggaggaggcacctagcgtggacgctgggcggatttgcgattacgggcaaaccgccgggcggtggacccctgccgccgggcggtggcgcgataatgggcaaaccgccgggcgacataagtgtgccgccgggtggttgtccgctgggcttgggcctgttttctgtgatgctcatcagctataaatagccctgttacgatttcattctcattcttttgacagaagagggcggccagacctaattttcactctctggagaggatctcttggatgcttaggctccttttcatcttatctagggtttcctcttccattcttccattattttcatctaagttcaccatggcaatggtgaactaaacccttttgttgttgggggaaacaatgtaatcttttgaaactctcttttattgaaactcttgtttatttatatgattcttcatatgctttgattatcaattgttgggttctcatctgcgcttaaagcttttatcatttaactcattcgataattgttgtttgtctctattgatacgggaacgtacaatactgtcatgaactggtgagaaattccttgattaatgaaataccacctagggatagggaggtaggacgatcaattgtttttgcttctgttcggtaatgcattgctaattgctaggggaggctagggatagcaagccggtaattagtaataggctcttttcgtcgagggatcgggttaagggtaggccaagaaagtttgcataacaattagataatcaagcacattaagcaagaggagtagataagagggagcggataagatgaaattgtcaacccccaacaactccattcatccatagtctttttcgtcaattgaatcaaacacattacatgtttattttctgtttttgcattccaaacaattaatttttctctacaagtcatacaatttcaattcatacgaacgataaggcctttcgagtctcttgggaagaacgatatcgggtattaccgattatattacttgcacgatctggtacacttgtgagtgagtcaacaagtttttggcgccattgccggggactcgaggtttgtTTTTTCAAGTAGtgaaaattgattgaatttgacttgattttatgtttatttttattttttttctaataaatgttttctagggttttgtgcctaacttttgcagaatgcagtacggACAAGTATTTGATTATATGAGCACTCAAttataccaaaataatttcaaccactggtgggaaccccactcatacatggatcaaagccaatttgggcaagctgctgAGCCACAAATTAGACCAATCAAGAAAAATCCTGAgtctgatgaactttttcagaggattatgaattttgaagtataccatgtcaaaggcatagaggagaatgtaaagaatgatgaattctttccacaagacatgtattcaagattttcttctcatagaagcatggaagaaaggcaacaatatcagtggcagcaacaatactcttcaccaatagaaacgtgggagtatgatcaacaactatgcCAACAGATAGCTGATGTGacagaacaagtcaaaagccttaatgaaaagttcgacaaatttctagagaagtgtgattccaagagctatgaagttaccttcagaaatttggagacacaaatggatgaggttgttgatgaggagaaggtagagaaagaagtgaaaaagatagaagagaaagaaacagaaaaggttgctgctgaggaaaagatagaagaaaaagtTGTAAAATTTAAAGAGAGGGAAAAACCCTTGCCCTATCCAAAGATATAataaaggagagagaaaaacagTTCGAGCGTTTTATGGAGGTTTTCAAGGAATTGGAAATAACTATACCATTCtctgaggcacttcagcaaataCCATCATATgcaaagtttttaaaagaatttctcatgaagaaaagaaagtatattgagaaggaaactattgaggtgcaaggaaattgcagtGTCGTCATACAGAGgacattacctcctaaattacaagatccagGGAGCTTTATCATtcaagtggttgaaagaaaaaagaaaaatagaaaatgtgtaaaaataaagaagaaaataaaaagaaagaaaaagagaaagttgaggggggagagtgagaaaaagaggaagagaggaaagaagaaaatatcatatgaaaagccccttcctcatcaaaagaaaaatcataggaaggaaaagaagtNTAAGTGNtttatggagatcttcaagaaattggagattaaagttcctatgattgaaacatggaaacatgtgcttggtgttctccactttatgaagaaattcagcaggaagaagaaaaagagaaggatatCAAGCAAGaagagtatcaacacctactgatgggctTGATGGGGTTATCCTAATTGTTGTAaatcaatgttattttttttagtttaggtttatttcatttttaatcttgtaattatgtgattttttggaacaatttctGGGTAGCATAtgctgagggatgctaatttttatgaatccactgaaggataacaggaaggtacacctactgatgggtgttggaaggatttgcacttactgacaagtgctaaacaggtttgggtcaggctcgtgacgttaaacaagcgctactaggaggcaacctagattctctcttttacctttgcatttaaattcttagaataggttgaattttatttttcgtgtaTATGCTTGGCtggaatactttttctgaagatgtttgactgaataatttgcataatgagcctatttgatgatgacttaatgtggatgataattgagctgcattgcatgttgatattctgtgaaacagatgggtgatgaattatgattgtggttatgatgctaagaagggtgtatgaatgaatatggtgtgagaaagcatgttgtgtgaggtattgagctctagaattttcattgttgtatgtattgttcactggaaagcatgaatgatattgccttaatcttgatgattgattgaattgcatgtgaatgtcatatgatcaaggccatttttgaaaccccttctctagccaaattttcacccgaagtgcttgaaaatattataccctttttgaaccttatccttaaacaggatgtgaacccttgtcttgaaattctttaccttgagttgggatgagcttaattgtatgcgatgaaaaggttcaagtttggggttgaatggggggaactgaaaggcaattgaaaaagcattgagcttaaatgttgtgaaagaaaaatacatgagaaaaagaaaagaaaagaagaaaagcatgaagataggctcaatgtaaaagaaaagggaaaaagttgggaatcagtgagattggtgaggaagagagttgtgcttaaatattgaatactatgatagctctcttaactcaaggactttgcattccagaaaaaccaattcttcttgttagcccaacctcattacaagccttggaaaagtccttttgatggcacttacatgtaaggattttggttgttttatatgaatgacaattttatttcatgtgacttgCAAAtaatagagtgttggagtgttaccttaaacacttaagtgattgagtgaagcacttgcctggtgagaattgctaaatttcatgattgcatctttgcttagtggattggtcattcataatgtgtaacatttgTTGAGTAACTTGTGAACTGTACAGAATtagaagcatgtgtgcatcttgatttgatttcactaaaaatctgaagttgagtagttcttgtcatgtactttaggaatgttgaaccattggatgaaatagtagaaagccaagttttgttttgtttactgttttgttttgtttgcttgaggacaagcaaagttctaagtttggtgttgtgataacggttgaaaaacagttattttcatatgtcattttagatcaaattacaccctttaagacttagaatgagcttagaatcaagtaaaatccaataaatgagtcagtcgagagtcaaaagctgtttttagcgatattatgcttgttttacattgttttgcagtgattttgatgaaagtgaagattggggttgaggatgaaggtcttagactcaagacaaaagaagaaaattgaagaaaagaagagtctaggaaccgcccggtggcaaaattgcaccgctgggcggtccaatgcgaggaggaggcatctagcgtggacgctgggcggatttgcgattaggggcaaactgccgggcggtggacccctgccgccgggcggtggcgtgataatgggcaaaccgccgggcgacataagtgtgccgccgtgCGGTtgtccgttgggcttgggcctgttttctgtgacgctcctcaactataaataggcctgttacgatttcattctcattcttttgacagaagagggcgaccagacctaattttcactctctggagaggatctcttggatgcttaagctccttttcatcttatctagggtttgctcttccattcttccattattttcatctaagttcaccataacaatggtgaactaaacccttttattgttgggggaaacaatgtaatcttttgaaactctcttttattgaaactcttgtttatttatatgattcttcatatgctttgattatcaattgttgggttctcatatgcgcttaaagcttttatcgtttaactcattcgataactgttgttNNNNNNNNNNNNNNNNNNNNNNNNNNNNNNNNNNNNNNNNNNNNNNNNNNNNNNNNNNNNNNNNNNNNNNNNNNNNNNNNNNNNNNNNNNNNNNNNNNNNNNNNNNNNNNNNNNNNNNNNNNNNNNNNNNNNNNNNNNNNNNNNNNNNNNNNNNNNNNNNNNNNNNNNNNNNNNNNNNNNNNNNNNNNNNNNNNNNNNNNNNNNNNNNNNNNNNNNNNNNNNNNNNNNNNNNNNNNNNNNNNNNNNNNNNNNNNNNNNNNNNNNNNNNNNNNNNNNNNNNNNNNNNNNNNNNNNNNNNNNNNNNNNNNNNNNNNNNNNNNNNNNNNNNNNNNNNNNNNNNNNNNNNNNNNNNNNNNNNNNNNNNNNNNNNNNNNNNNNNNNNNNNNNNNNNNNNNccccaacaactccattcatccatagtctttttcgtcaattgaatcaaacacattgcatgtttattttctgtttttgcattccaaaaaattaatttttctctacaagtcatACAATttcgattcacacgaacgataaggcctgtcgagtctcttgggaagaacgatatcgggtattacc
This genomic interval carries:
- the LOC106752792 gene encoding protein ABSCISIC ACID-INSENSITIVE 5 isoform X1, with translation MASSKVVVSTNPDLPRDSSISPLSSLLLSDLHHSTSMDDLLKSITPSAAKTVDDVWKEIVAGAHPHHPAGTVSGDRNAATVNATATAPEGYEAITLEDFLTKAGAVREEDVRGVLPPSSSLPFPLPLPAEGSSSSVEPFGNGVAPTNSVPKGKRRVVEEPVDKATLQKQRRMIKNRESAARSRERKQAYTSELEYLVHQLEQENARLINEEAEMRRQRKKQLLEYIIPVEVMPKPRKKLRRVNSAQSL
- the LOC106752792 gene encoding protein ABSCISIC ACID-INSENSITIVE 5 isoform X2, with the translated sequence MASSKVVVSTNPDLPRDSSISPLSSLLLSDLHHSTSMDDLLKSITPSAAKTVDDVWKEIVAGAHPHHPAGTVSGDRNAATVNATATAPEGYEAITLEDFLTKAGAVREEDVRGVLPPSSSLPFPLPLPAEGSSSSVEPFGNGVAPTNSVPKGKRRVVEEPVDKATLQKQRRMIKNRESAARSRERKQAYTSELEYLVHQLEQENARLINEEAEMRRQRKKQVCNGYALF